The Littorina saxatilis isolate snail1 linkage group LG13, US_GU_Lsax_2.0, whole genome shotgun sequence genome contains a region encoding:
- the LOC138983884 gene encoding inactive ubiquitin carboxyl-terminal hydrolase MINDY-4B-like has protein sequence MASKQRGKTIYMDQWPELQVKPGENTLMPTQHQLRSAGHRTIGGTPIALETAIELRKIVYGSVIHSFSREWRKSTLAFQDIDGPYPFGIQTQLCNSRGLALCVQGYMLKRLCFDREYTSSLFSVSSLRPNSFERRKALIDGVCEMLWQAGEKRRCCVVLLEDDASFGPDYRYRFDNITERLHLFEFKKFEDVQFFVKRNLERFQAENGCGLIQILYSLVLSRTVQKIREDMGIGEDSKAKLLTDVEDLTISLLNLTITGRAVSHLHNGDLLYDLKGSLLPVPSKGVKERANVGFLFWDKGEDPDRRTEVGSMLKTPKTPIWLTKVNHMYGLLFSTNLDLISDWRIENRFPLSYYTGLVTQAQTACLNIETRIGRPRPKTSLGRRAEEKIPPLENCIMTKWYGANITWNGTQPFF, from the exons ATGGCGTCCAAACAGCGGGGCAAGACCATTTACATGGACCAGTGGCCAGAGCTGCAAGTTAAACCAG GGGAGAATACCTTGATGCCGACACAGCATCAGCTTAGATCCGCCGGACATCGCACAATTGGCGGCACACCCATCGCCCTGGAAACTGCCATT GAACTACGCAAGATAGTGTATGGTTCCGTGATTCACTCCTTCAGTCGAGAATGGCGCAAGTCCACCCTGGCCTTTCAGGACATTGACGGGCCTTACCCGTTTGGGATACAGACACAGCTG TGCAACTCAAGAGGCTTGGCCTTGTGTGTTCAAGGTTACATGCTGAAAAGGCTGTGCTTTGACCGAGAGTACACGTCCAGTCTCTTTAGTGTCAG TTCACTTCGACCTAACAGCTTTGAGCGACGGAAGGCGTTGATTGATGGAGTCTGTGAGATGCTGTGGCAGGCTGGAGAGAAGCGGCGCTGCTGCGTTGTTCTGCTAGAGGACGATGCGTCGTTCGGCCCTGACTATCGCTACCGCTTTGACAACATCACAGAAAGG CTTCATCTGTTTGAATTCAAGAAATTTGAAGATGTCCAGTTCTTTGTCAAAAGGAATTTGGAAAGG TTTCAGGCAGAAAATGGGTGTGGCTTGATTCAAATTCTCTacagtcttgttttgtcaagGACTGTACAAAA AATACGTGAAGACATGGGCATAGGGGAGGATAGCAAGGCTAAGCTTCTGACTGACGTGGAAGACCTGACCATTTCACTGCTCAACTTGACCATCACTGGACGTGCCGTCAGCCATTTACACAACGGTGACCTCCTCTATGACCTCAAGGGAAGTTTACTG CCTGTGCCATCCAAGGGAGTGAAAGAGCGGGCGAACGTGGGCTTCCTGTTCTGGGACAAGGGGGAGGACCCTGACCGCAGGACTGAG GTGGGCAGTATGCTGAAGACGCCCAAAACACCAATCTGGCTGACCAAGGTCAATCACATGTACGGCCTTCTCTTCTCCACCAACCTTGACCTTATTAGCGACTGGCGCATCGAGAACAGGTTCCCTCTCTCCTACTACACAGGTCTTGTCACGCAGGCCCAAACTGCCTGCCTCAACATTG AAACACGGATAGGACGGCCGCGACCAAAGACATCGTTGGGACGTCGAGCGGAAGAAAAAATCCCACCCCTGGAAAACTGCATCATGACAAA GTGGTATGGTGCCAACATCACGTGGAATGGTACACAGCCTTTTTTCTGA